GCCAATATAAGTTTCGATCGCTGTCAGTAATTCATTTTCCTCCGGACTGCAAAACGAAATGGCATTGCCTCTCCTGGTTCCCCGACCTGTGCGCCCCACGCGGTGTACGTAGTTTTCCGGCAATTCGGGCAGGTCGTAGTTGATTACATAGTCCACATCTGCTATGTCTATTCCCCTTGCACTTACATCAGTAGCAATCATGATCTTGACACCGCCCTTTCTAAACTGAGTCATCACTTTTGCGCGATCGTGCTGATCTTTGTCGCTGTGAATGGTTTGGCTCTCTATTTCCACTCGTTCCATGGCCTTCGCTACCCGCTCTGCCCGTACTTTGGTTCGCACAAATACGAGAAATTTCTTATCCGGATGTTCATTGATCAGCCTTTCGAGGAAAAATCTTTTGTCCTCCATGGCTACAAATATGACTGCATGATCTATGTTTTTTGCTACAGGATCTTTGGGCGAAATCTGAATACGAATGGGTTTCTGAACGAGGGAGTATGCGAGTTTTTTGATTTTCTCATCAATAGTCGCTGAGAAAAATAAGGTCTGCCGCTTCAAAGGTAAAAATTTGATCAGATCTTCGATATCTTTATAAAATCCCAGCGCTAGCATATGGTCGGCCTCATCCAAAATCAAAATTTCCACCATATTCAACCGCAGATGCCCCTGACTCACAAGATCAAATAATCGCCCCGGTGTCGCAATCAGAATATCGAGTCCTTTTTCGAGTCGGGCTATCTGTGGGTTTTGCTCTACCCCGCCAAATATACCGAAGGTTTGCACCTTGGTATGTTTGCCGATTTGCTGGAAAACGCCGTTGATCTGGATCGCCAGTTCGTGGGTGGGTACCATCACCACACACCGAATGCCCGTGGCGCGCTTTGAGCGTTTTCTCCGATGAAGAATATTGATCACGGGAATGGCAAATGCCGCAGTTTTGCCTGTCCCTGTTTGAGCAATTGCCAATACATCCTCCCCTTCAAGGATCGGACGAATCGCTTTATATTGAATATCGGTGGGCCGGTTAAATCCCAGTGTCTGCAGGCTCCTGCTCAATTCCGGTTCAAGGCCAAACTCTTCAAACTTCATGCAGCAAATTTAATACAAAGTTGCCACATTTTAATGCCACTATTCCTTATGCGGGTTCTGTGTTGGTAATTCGTCCTGCGAAAAAGAAATAGGGCAGAAGTATCGTATCTTCGTATCAATATTTGTCATATGTCAGTAATACAAAATCATTTCACTGATTTGGTAGCGTTAAAAACGCATATCCATACTGTGGGAAAAGGGTCGTTAATGGTTGCCTACCGCAACATGGATGATTATGATGGGATGGTATTAGGTATCGCTATCATTTTTGATGCACCTAAAGGGAAATATGAGCTGGATTTGCAGTGGATTTCTTTTGGACTCGATTTGTATGGGGAAAATTTGCTGGAAAACTATTTATATCAATTCGACAGCCTTGAAAATCTGCTGGACTATTTGCACACAAAGTATGCGATGGCAATTACAGATATTCCTGTAAAATATAATATTGATCCCGATGCATATCCCAATCCCTTCAAAGATGAAGCAAAGAACCCCCTTTTTGAAGCTGCCTGGCAACGGTTTCAACAAGACTTTAAAGCTGGGGATTTCTTAGATCGTTCTTTAAACCTTGTCTATTCTTCAGATGATTGGTAAAAAAATATGGGTACACTTGAAGTTTAATGGTTCCCGTTTATTTGGTTATTTTCCTGTTTCTCAAAGAATCTGCTCTCTATGAATATTTTATTTCGGTTTTTGATTATCTGCCTGGTTGTGTTTGCTGGTTGTGAAAAAGATCCTTCGCCTGTCCCGCCAAAACCTGAAGCGACTACTCCTGATCCGGATCCGGTAGCTTTTGCTGCGCCATTTGCGGGTGTTCCGGAAACCAAAGATGTCGCGATATATGAAGTCAATATGCGGGCTTTTAGTCCGGAAGGCACTTTCAAAGGGGTGCAGGCACGGCTTGATTCTATAAAAGCGCTGGGCATCAACGTCCTGTGGTTAATGCCTGTTCACCCCATAGGTGTGCTCAAAAATGCCGGACAATTGGGTTCTCCTTATTCGGTAAAAGATTACAGCGCAGTCAATCCTGAGTATGGTACTTTGGAAGACCTTCAAAACCTGGTGGCAGAGGCGCACAACCGAAACATGGCGGTCATTATAGATTGGGTGGCAAACCATACCGCATGGGACAACCCCTGGATATCCGCGCATCCGGACTGGTACACCAAAGATGGTGCTGGCAATATTATTATTCCTGCGGGTACAAACTGGGCGGATGTCGCTGATTTGAATTTTGACAATGCTACCATGCGACAATTTATGATTAGTGCGATGAAGTTTTGGGTGTTGAAAGCCAATATAGACGGCTTCAGGTGTGATTATGCAGATGGGGTGCCTGTGGATTTTTGGAAACAGGCTATTGATTCTCTCAAAACATTGCCAGGCCGAAAATATATCCTGCTTGCTGAGGGGGCATCAGGTTCGTTGTTTTCTGCTGGTTTTTCCATGAATTACAGTTGGGATTTTTACGGACAAACGCTCAACGTCTATAAAAACAATCTGGCTACTTCTAATTTGGTCAACACGCACAATTCTGAATATAGCGCTATACCTGCCGGCAGCCATAAGTTGCGTTTTATCACTAATCACGACGAATCTGCCTGGAATGATTCGCCGGTCAATTTATTTCGTGGGCAGTCAGGCGCTTTAAGTGCTTTTGTTCTGACCGCTTACATGGGAGGAGTGCCTTTGTTGTACAACGGACAGGAGGTCGGTCGGTCTGATAAAACGCCCTTCTTTAGCAAAAGCCCTATCAACTGGCAGCTAAACCCGGAAGTTTTCGCTGAATACAAGCGCCTCATGGCTTTCAGACAGTCCAGTCAGGCGATAAAAGAAGGGGGGCTTCAACTGGTAAATGATGGCGCCCATGTTGTTGCTTTCAAACGAGTTTTCCAGACAGAGGAAGTGCTCGTATTCGTCAATACCCAAAACAGTGTGTCCAATTATTCTCTTCCGCCATTTTTGAAGAATACAGACTGGATAAATGCGCTGGATCAAACGCCTGTTAAGTTGTCAGTTTCGGTATCGCTTCAGCCTTATCAATATTTGATATTGAGGAAGTAAAAGGCTTCAACAGCGGAACTATGACACCTATACTTTTATAATTACTGTTGCAGAAAAAGTCCTCCCATCCGAATTCCAGATTCCGGGTCCGGGGTAAAATTGTGGCCTTTTTGTGAAGTATTGCTGATTGAAAATATTATTACCATTGAGTTTGATGCTGACATTTTTGGTGAGTATCCACGATAAGTTGAGATCAAACAAATGGTAAGCCGGTACAATGCCTGTCGATCCACTTGCTGATGGGGTTATGGTATTCAGGGCATCCGCAAAACTTTGGGCAGTGTAGCTATACAATCCGGTCAAACTGAAAGCGCCATATTCACAAGTAAATCCATTTCTCGATATCCATTCTGGTACACTTTCTACTTTGTTTCCACTTATCGGTATATTCTCACTGCCTGAACGTACAAATGCTCCTTTATATCTTGCATCCATCCATGCGGTTGATGTAAAGATTGTTAGTCGGGTTTTGCTGTTGATTGGAAAAATGCCTTGTACAAACATTTCCAGTCCATGGGTTTGGGAGTTGCCGATATTGGTTCGGAAAATGGTGAGGTTGCCCGCAGAATCAGTTTTTGCCAGCGTTCCGATTCGGTTGTTGTACAATAGTCTGAAGGCGGTTATATCCCAGGAAAGAAATTTCCATGAACCCCTGAAACCTGCTTCCATATTATAGCCATAGGCATCCTTCAGATTTTTATCGGTAAACTCATAGATGGAAGAGGGTACAATATCCTTAAAAATCACCGGTCGGTATGCCTGCGACCAGCCTGCATAAAAATTGATCTTTTCGGTTATATCGTATTCCGCATTCACACCCAAAAGCGGGAAGGCATGTTTAATGGTATTGGGCAAATCTCTTTCGGGATAATATATGGTGGTCCCTGACATTACGCTTTGGCCCATTTCCATCCTTGCGCCCGTATTGAATGAAAATCCTTTAAATAATACCCAGCGGTTTTCTGCAAATACTGCCAGATTGGAAGTTTTGAAATGCAGATCCCTGCCCCAACCGGGAGCCGAAAGGTTAAGGTCAAAGTCGCTTCCTGTAGTTCCTTTGCCCTGTTGTCTCCGATGTAGGTCATTGTTCATATATTGAACGCCTGAGGACAAAGAACTGACTTTGCCAAGTAGGTGGTACGAATGTAAAAGGCGAAGTTCGGAGGTGTAGCTGTGGTAGTTATCTATGTCCACCTGGCGTGGATTGTATTGCTGTGTGGCTGTTACGATAGAATCTTCGATAGTTGCAGGTTTGTCAAACATGACACTGTTTCTTGCTCCCAATACCGCGGAAGTTTTCAGAACCAGCTGTGTCGTAGGTTTGATTTTCCAGTCGAGAGAAAATGACGGGATATGAATATTGGGGTTATAATAATTGCGGGAACGGGTAGAAGATTGCGGGTCTGCATAAAACATGCTATCTGTAAGCGGCCCAGCCAGATGGATCAGGTAGTTGGAATGTGTCCACTCCAGTTTGAGCTGCAAATCTTTTGTGGGATTGTAAAAAAGAGACACATTGGCTGCTTCATATTTTGAATCGCTGTTTTTTCGATAGCCATCGTTGCGTTTGCGGTTTGCCCATATATAGTAGCTGAATTTTTTGATAGTTCCTGATACAGAATTATAACTACTCACCAGCCCGTATGATCCGACGGTATTGATGGATTCAAAAGCCATATTCTGCGCAGAAGGCCTTTTGCTGATATAGTTCAACATCCCGCCAAACTGTGCCCCGTATTGTAGCGAACCCGTTCCTCTTACCAATTCAATTTTCGCTACCGCTTCCATTGGGATATTGTAATGACTGGCAGGGTATCCATACATGTCGGTATTGGTGAGTATTCCGTCTTTGCGGATATTAAACTCCCATCCTCTGTGCGGATCCAGCCCTCGGGTAGAAATATTAACCTGATTGCCGGTACCGTCCATATCATAGATGAATACGCCCGGGATTTTTGAAAAAATTTGCCTTCCATATTTCTCTGCCAACGCGACATCTTTTCCAAGGAGATTGGTTACCTCATTTTTTTTGCCGGAAAAAATAAATGTATGCCCGATGGGTTCGAGGCGTGAGATATCAGGCAAATGGCCACTTCCTTCCACAACTACAGAATCGAGGGTTATGGTTTTGGTCGGATGGGTATTTGTCTGGGCAAATGTGGTGGAGAATAATAGAATCCAGAATGCGGAGATTGTGTAAAATTTTTTCATCCAGTCAGAGTTAAAAACAGACTGGACAAACTTAGGGTTGTATATAAAGGGTTTGGGTTAATGAAAACCTAAAACAGTTAACAAAAGGTTAATAGGATTTACTTTTACGCTCAGCCAGCAACATTTCCCCTCTTTTGCTGATCTCTTCTATCGTAGGCTCATTGATCAGAAAATCCATTACCGGCCATTTGAAACCAACAAACTGGGATATTTCCTCTTCAAACTCAGCGGTTCCCATTGAGTCCAGTCCATATGCTTGCATAGATTCCTGAGGATCGATTTTGGCTGCTGGTACGCGGAGTTTTTTACTCATCCATGTGATGATCCAAGCCTGGATACCTGAAGCATCCAATACCGGAGTTGGGGTGGGGGAGATTTCTGTAGCTTCCGTATTTTCTTCCGTGAGATCGCTGATCCATTCCGCTTCGATAGATAATTCCTTTAGTAGATAAGCTTCTTTACAAGCTTTCCGCCTGATTTTTCCACTGGAGGTTTTGGGTATACTGCGTCTTTTAAGCAGGGTAATCGCGTACACCTGCAATTCATGCCGGATCGCAATTTCACTTTTTATCGCGCCAAATATTGATTCGGAGGAATGGGTTTTTAACGTATTGGGTTCTATTTCTGCGGCAATTACGAGGCGTTCTTCCCCGGACACTTCTATTGAAAAGGCTGCACATCCTCCGGGTTTTAATGCTTCATGACTTTGTCCTGTCGTATGTTCGATATCCTGCGGATAGTGATTTTTCCCTCTGATGATCATCAGATCTTTTAATCTGCCGGTGATATACAACTCATTGTCGTAGATGAACCCCAGGTCACCGGTCCGGAGAAATGGCCCTTCTCCGGTGGTTTTGATAAACGCATGGAAGGTTTTTTCCGTGGCTTCGGGATTGTTCCAATAGCCCGCAGCTACACTTTCGCCTTTTACCCATATTTCTCCTACCTGACGATCCTTGCAAATTTCCATCGTTTCCGGATGGACAATCTGTACGGTTTGACCGCCCCAGGTATGTCCGCAGCCTACAACTGAAATGGCGTGTGGTGTTTGCGCTTCCACAGGTTTGATTTCATTGTTACCTAATGCAGTGGGGTCGAGATGCAGCATGGCCGGCAGCTTGCCTTCATCGCCTCCTGAGATCAGGAGGGTGGTTTCTGCCATTCCATAGCAGGGATAAAAAACCTCTTCCCTGAACCCCGCCGGGGCAAACATTTTTGAAAACCGTCTGATCGTATCGGCTCTGACGGGTTCGGCTCCTGTAAATGCTACATTCCAGCTACTTAAATCCAATGCTGCAATTTCTTCCGGAGTAGTTTTTGCCATGAGTAATTCATAGGAGAAATTGGGCCCGCCACTGGAGGTTGCCTTAAAGCGGTCGATGGCCTGTAACCACCTGACTGGTTTTTGGAGGAAAGATAGGGGAGACATTATATAGATAGGCTGCCCTACAAAAATGGGTTGAATGATATTTCCAATCAACCCCATATCGTGATATAATGGTAGCCAGCCAACACCGATCATTTCGCCTTCCTGATGGCGAAAAGCTTCACTGATCATGCGTTCATTGTGCAGCAGGTTTTGATGGGTGACACATACCCCTTTGGGATTACCGGTTGAGCCGGAAGTGTATTGCAAAAAAGCGAGAGACTGCCCGGTAATTGCTGGCGTATGCCATTGAGTACTTTCCTTGTTTTCGATTTGGTCTGTTGCAATCCAGGCTTCGGGGTTTCCGGCAACCAACTCTGGCATAAACAGGCCGATTGCCTTCATGATTTCCTGATTGGTAAGAAATGCTTTGGCCCCGGAGTCTTTTACAATTGCCAGTACCCGGTCAATCTGTTTGCCCATTTGCGGGGGATATACGGGTACCGCAATCACACCCGCGTAAAGACAACCAAAAAATGCGGCTATATAGTCCAGCCCCGAGGGATATAACAGAATGGCCCGCTCACCGGAAAGCCCCAATGCCTGTAGCCTTGCCGCAATCGCACGTGCGCGAAGATCCAGCTGGTCATAGGTGAATTCGTGTGTGGGTAATTCCCCTTTTTCGAGAAAGGCGCATGCCAGTTTATGGCTGTTGGATTCCGCTCTGGAAGTCAATAGATCTACCAGTGTGTGGATATGGGTTGGCAAAGGTGAAACTCCGGATAGGTTGTTGTGAAACATAGCAGGTTGAATTGATTTCAAGTTCAGGATTGAGGGGGAGAAAAAAAAGCCTGATTGACTGATATGCCTAACAATCTGTACTTGCTGCAGATTTTCAGCTCTTTTCGGTAAGGTAAAAAAAGAATTAAAACAACTATTCCATTACATGTATTTTTTAATAATCGAATCAATATATACATTTATACCTCGAAAGCATTTAATCAGAAGAGATCATTATGGGTTTTATTCTCCGATTTTGGACTTTGCTATCCAATCAGGGCGTAATTGAAAATATGTCATCAGGTGATGCCAAGCGTATCCGAATGGTCAATCGTATCAGTTTGGCGGCTATCGTTTTGCTCTCTCCTTATATTGAATATTACTTTGAAATTGGGCAGAATCTGGCCGGCATTGTGCAGATTTGTACGATCATTGGATTTGGGTTGGTCGTTGTCGCTAACCATTTTCGCCGGGAAGTTGCTGCAAAATTTCTCTTTTTTATTGCAGCAGACACCAGTGTGTTCTTCACGAGTTCGATTTTGGGTTTTGAAAGTGGAGAACATCTTGCTTATCTCATGATTTTGATGATGGTTTTTATGGTGTTTGACCTGAAACAATGGTGGTACATCAGCCTTGCTCTGGCAATGGAAGTGGGATGCCTTGTTTTACTGGAACTAACCGACTACGCGATTCTGGGCCAGCAAACCATCGAAATCGCCGAACAACACGATACCTATGTAGGGAACTTCGGAATGTCGGCAGTGATTTTCGTTTTCATTGCAGTGTATTTTCAAAAACTGTCCAATCGACAGGTTGACGATATTATTTTTCGGGCACAGCAGGAGCTTAAGGCTGTGTTTAACAATTCGTATGATGCGATTTTTGTGGTAAATCCGGAAACCCACCTGATTGAGGAATGCAACCTTCGGGTTCTGGAATTATTTGATGAAAAAGACAAAGAAAGTATTCTGGGGAAAAATGCAAACAGCCTTAGAAAAACACCCCATTCACCAGAAAGAATCGCTGCTATTTACAATCGCCTGAATAACAAGGAGCGCTGGAGTACGGAGAGTGAATTTGTCTCCAGCAATGGCCGTATTTTCTGGGGAAACGTCGCTTATACCTATATACATTATGGCGAAAAACCCCTGATGATGATTCGTATCACCGATATCACAGAGCGAAAACAGGCCGAGCAGGCCATGATTGAAGCCAAAGAAAAAGCTGAAGCCGCCAACAAAGCAAAATCCAACTTCCTGGCAAATATGAGTCATGAGATTCGCACACCGATAAACGGGGTGATCGGATTAGCCGAAATTATTCGCAGTGAATACGATGAAGAAGAAAATCTTAATACTTATGCAGGTTTAATCCTCGACTCCGGGCAAAGACTCTTGCGTACCATC
The Bacteroidia bacterium DNA segment above includes these coding regions:
- a CDS encoding DEAD/DEAH box helicase — encoded protein: MKFEEFGLEPELSRSLQTLGFNRPTDIQYKAIRPILEGEDVLAIAQTGTGKTAAFAIPVINILHRRKRSKRATGIRCVVMVPTHELAIQINGVFQQIGKHTKVQTFGIFGGVEQNPQIARLEKGLDILIATPGRLFDLVSQGHLRLNMVEILILDEADHMLALGFYKDIEDLIKFLPLKRQTLFFSATIDEKIKKLAYSLVQKPIRIQISPKDPVAKNIDHAVIFVAMEDKRFFLERLINEHPDKKFLVFVRTKVRAERVAKAMERVEIESQTIHSDKDQHDRAKVMTQFRKGGVKIMIATDVSARGIDIADVDYVINYDLPELPENYVHRVGRTGRGTRRGNAISFCSPEENELLTAIETYIGKEVEVLDIAHDEYTDTIELTKDSGNNNWKALMKEAEEAKNQPKRKKKKK
- a CDS encoding alpha-amylase family glycosyl hydrolase, which encodes MNILFRFLIICLVVFAGCEKDPSPVPPKPEATTPDPDPVAFAAPFAGVPETKDVAIYEVNMRAFSPEGTFKGVQARLDSIKALGINVLWLMPVHPIGVLKNAGQLGSPYSVKDYSAVNPEYGTLEDLQNLVAEAHNRNMAVIIDWVANHTAWDNPWISAHPDWYTKDGAGNIIIPAGTNWADVADLNFDNATMRQFMISAMKFWVLKANIDGFRCDYADGVPVDFWKQAIDSLKTLPGRKYILLAEGASGSLFSAGFSMNYSWDFYGQTLNVYKNNLATSNLVNTHNSEYSAIPAGSHKLRFITNHDESAWNDSPVNLFRGQSGALSAFVLTAYMGGVPLLYNGQEVGRSDKTPFFSKSPINWQLNPEVFAEYKRLMAFRQSSQAIKEGGLQLVNDGAHVVAFKRVFQTEEVLVFVNTQNSVSNYSLPPFLKNTDWINALDQTPVKLSVSVSLQPYQYLILRK
- a CDS encoding TonB-dependent receptor, which codes for MKKFYTISAFWILLFSTTFAQTNTHPTKTITLDSVVVEGSGHLPDISRLEPIGHTFIFSGKKNEVTNLLGKDVALAEKYGRQIFSKIPGVFIYDMDGTGNQVNISTRGLDPHRGWEFNIRKDGILTNTDMYGYPASHYNIPMEAVAKIELVRGTGSLQYGAQFGGMLNYISKRPSAQNMAFESINTVGSYGLVSSYNSVSGTIKKFSYYIWANRKRNDGYRKNSDSKYEAANVSLFYNPTKDLQLKLEWTHSNYLIHLAGPLTDSMFYADPQSSTRSRNYYNPNIHIPSFSLDWKIKPTTQLVLKTSAVLGARNSVMFDKPATIEDSIVTATQQYNPRQVDIDNYHSYTSELRLLHSYHLLGKVSSLSSGVQYMNNDLHRRQQGKGTTGSDFDLNLSAPGWGRDLHFKTSNLAVFAENRWVLFKGFSFNTGARMEMGQSVMSGTTIYYPERDLPNTIKHAFPLLGVNAEYDITEKINFYAGWSQAYRPVIFKDIVPSSIYEFTDKNLKDAYGYNMEAGFRGSWKFLSWDITAFRLLYNNRIGTLAKTDSAGNLTIFRTNIGNSQTHGLEMFVQGIFPINSKTRLTIFTSTAWMDARYKGAFVRSGSENIPISGNKVESVPEWISRNGFTCEYGAFSLTGLYSYTAQSFADALNTITPSASGSTGIVPAYHLFDLNLSWILTKNVSIKLNGNNIFNQQYFTKRPQFYPGPGIWNSDGRTFSATVIIKV
- a CDS encoding AMP-binding protein; protein product: MFHNNLSGVSPLPTHIHTLVDLLTSRAESNSHKLACAFLEKGELPTHEFTYDQLDLRARAIAARLQALGLSGERAILLYPSGLDYIAAFFGCLYAGVIAVPVYPPQMGKQIDRVLAIVKDSGAKAFLTNQEIMKAIGLFMPELVAGNPEAWIATDQIENKESTQWHTPAITGQSLAFLQYTSGSTGNPKGVCVTHQNLLHNERMISEAFRHQEGEMIGVGWLPLYHDMGLIGNIIQPIFVGQPIYIMSPLSFLQKPVRWLQAIDRFKATSSGGPNFSYELLMAKTTPEEIAALDLSSWNVAFTGAEPVRADTIRRFSKMFAPAGFREEVFYPCYGMAETTLLISGGDEGKLPAMLHLDPTALGNNEIKPVEAQTPHAISVVGCGHTWGGQTVQIVHPETMEICKDRQVGEIWVKGESVAAGYWNNPEATEKTFHAFIKTTGEGPFLRTGDLGFIYDNELYITGRLKDLMIIRGKNHYPQDIEHTTGQSHEALKPGGCAAFSIEVSGEERLVIAAEIEPNTLKTHSSESIFGAIKSEIAIRHELQVYAITLLKRRSIPKTSSGKIRRKACKEAYLLKELSIEAEWISDLTEENTEATEISPTPTPVLDASGIQAWIITWMSKKLRVPAAKIDPQESMQAYGLDSMGTAEFEEEISQFVGFKWPVMDFLINEPTIEEISKRGEMLLAERKSKSY
- a CDS encoding ATP-binding protein — translated: MSSGDAKRIRMVNRISLAAIVLLSPYIEYYFEIGQNLAGIVQICTIIGFGLVVVANHFRREVAAKFLFFIAADTSVFFTSSILGFESGEHLAYLMILMMVFMVFDLKQWWYISLALAMEVGCLVLLELTDYAILGQQTIEIAEQHDTYVGNFGMSAVIFVFIAVYFQKLSNRQVDDIIFRAQQELKAVFNNSYDAIFVVNPETHLIEECNLRVLELFDEKDKESILGKNANSLRKTPHSPERIAAIYNRLNNKERWSTESEFVSSNGRIFWGNVAYTYIHYGEKPLMMIRITDITERKQAEQAMIEAKEKAEAANKAKSNFLANMSHEIRTPINGVIGLAEIIRSEYDEEENLNTYAGLILDSGQRLLRTIGSVLELARLDANGKEINLNPLSLNQFVKNGFRKFEAAGKNKGLNMVLQMPDADMMACLDVYLIDQVLEHLIGNAVKFTEEGSVVVSLRESYTPQGKVGIISVADTGIGMSEEFINQKLFMKFEQESDGLDRNYEGAGLGLSITKRIVEILNGTISVRSGRNQGTTFEVSFQLVESIHMEKVVQQTSIEL